Proteins from one Pongo abelii isolate AG06213 chromosome 19, NHGRI_mPonAbe1-v2.0_pri, whole genome shotgun sequence genomic window:
- the LOC100438691 gene encoding olfactory receptor 1A1: MRENNQSSTLEFILLGVTGQQEQEDFFYILFLFIYPITLIGNLLIVLAICSDVRLHNPMYFLLANLSLVDIFFSSVTIPKMLANHLLGSKSISFGGCLTQMYFMIALGNTDSYILAAMAYDRAVAISHPLHYTTIMSPRSCILLIAGSWVIGNTNAFPHTLLTASLSFCGNQEVANFYCDITPLLKLSCSDIHFHVKMMYLGVGIFSVPLLCIIVSYIRVFSTVFQVPSTKGVLKAFSTCGSHLTVVSLYYGTVMGMYFRPLTNYSLKDAVITVMYTAVTPMLNPFIYSLRNRDMKAALRKLFNKRISS, from the coding sequence ATGAGGGAAAATAACCAGTCCTCTACACTTGAATTCATCCTCCTGGGAGTTACTGGTCAGCAGGAACAGGAAGATTTCTTCTACATCCTCTTCCTGTTCATTTACCCCATCACATTGATTGGAAACCTGCTCATCGTCCTAGCCATTTGCTCTGATGTTCGGCTTCACAACCCCATGTATTTTCTCCTCGCCAACCTCTCCTTGGTTGACATCTTCTTCTCATCTGTAACCATCCCTAAGATGCTGGCCAACCATCTCTTGGGCAGCAAATCCATCTCTTTTGGGGGATGCCTAACGCAGATGTATTTCATGATAGCCTTGGGTAACACAGACAGCTATATTTTGGCTGCAATGGCATATGATCGAGCTGTGGCCATCAGCCACCCACTTCACTACACAACAATTATGAGTCCACGGTCTTGTATCCTGCTTATTGCTGGGTCTTGGGTGATTGGAAATACCAATGCCTTCCCCCACACTCTGCTCACAGCTAGTCTGTCCTTCTGTGGCAACCAGGAAGTGGCCAACTTCTACTGTGACATTACCCCCTTGCTGAAGTTATCCTGTTCTGACATCCACTTTCATGTGAAGATGATGTATCTAGGGGTTGGCATTTTCTCTGTGCCATTACTATGCATCATTGTCTCCTATATTCGAGTCTTCTCCACGGTCTTCCAGGTTCCTTCCACCAAGGGCGTGCTCAAGGCCTTCTCCACCTGTGGTTCCCACCTCACGGTTGTCTCTTTGTATTATGGTACAGTCATGGGCATGTATTTCCGCCCTTTGACCAATTATAGCCTAAAAGACGCAGTGATCACTGTAATGTACACGGCAGTGACCCCAATGTTAAATCCTTTCATCTACAGTCTGAGAAATCGGGACATGAAGGCTGCCCTGCGGAAACTCTTCAACAAGAGAATCTCCTCGTAA